A stretch of DNA from Methanogenium sp. S4BF:
TGTTTGGGAAATGTCACAGGGATTTACAGAAAATAAATCCAGCTCAGTTAAAAGAGAATGACCTGGTTGTTGTTTTTTTTGTCCGGCTCACATTCGTGAAGACAGGCATTCTCCGCAATATTCAGGAGGCAAAGACGGAATTGGGGGAGTCATATGGATTACCCCCGCAGGATAGAGTTTCCGGATTGATCTGCTCCGGCATCGGCAGTATGGAGAGGATACCCAGACAAGTACCAATACTACCGGTCTGAAAAACATTCACCCGGAATGTGCCATGGATTCATTCAGCCACCGTTATACGGAATAGTTTGTCGCCAGGTCTGACCGGAAACGGTAATTTTATTCCGCAGTTCTCCCCTTTCCTGACAGACGGCACAGACCGGTGATGGACCTGTATCTCTTCGATGACATGGTAGTGCGCCGGTGTCTTTTTGCCGTAGATCAGAATGGTATCACCGACACTCAGCCCATCGGCACGGATGGCAAATTCCGCCACCTGAATGTTCGTATAATAGTTCACCACCTCGCCGCAGTAGGCCTTTGCCTCGGTGGCGGCAGGACCACGGCTGCACCATTCGGCATCCAGACCGTGGTAAAACCCTTCGGAGAACCCTCTGTTGTAGGTCTTTGCCAGCTCTTCTTTGAGCCGGGCGCCAAGCAGGGGGGTATACTCTCCGGCATCAATTGCATCCAGCGCCCGCCGGTAACAGGACACTGCTGTTTTTACATATTCCGGAGGCCGGATGCGTCCTTCAATTTTAAACGAACGGATGCCTGCTGCGATCAGGTCGGGCAGGATCTCAATCGAGCACAGATCCTTCGGGCTGAGGACATAATTATGCCCTATAATATACGCATTGTCCTCATCCTCCACATCGGTTATACGGTACAGCCGGCGGCAGGGCTGTATGCACTGCCCCCGGTTGGCGGATTTTCCGAATGTTTCAGCAGACAGAAAACACCGCCCCGACTCACTCACGCACATCGCACCATGGACAAAGGTTTCGACATCACAGTCCACCCCATCCGATTTCGCCAGTCTGCATATATGAGCGATATCCTCCAGAGCACATTCCCGCGCCAGAATGATACGGGAGGCACCCAGTTCTGCATAGAATGCAAATGCCTGATAGTTGGAGACACTTGCCTGTGTGGAGATGTGAACCGGGATACCTGCTTCCCGTGCCAGACGAAACACGGCCATATCCCAGCAGATAATGGCATCCACGCCGGCATCTTTGGCAGCAGACACAATCTGTGCCAGTTTCTGCATCTCGTGATTGTGATAAATCGTATTGAGGGTCAGGTATCCCTTTGCCATGTGTCCATGCAGATACCGCATGATACCCGGCAGTTCATTTATCTCAAAATTGCCGGCGTTATCCCGCATATTCATATGTTTAATGCCGAAGTATACGGCATCAGCTCCATTTTCGATAGCTGTCTGTAGACAGGACCAGGTACCGGCCGGGGCCAGAAGTTCAATATTTTTCATGGGTTTCCTTCACACACAGGGAATAGTATCGTCAATATTGTCAGTATCGTCATTCAGGAGTATTACCGCTCACGGTTCCGGCATAGGTTTCCCGGTCTGACCGGAGGCACGGATGACAGGGCGTCACCATTCCACTCTCAGACTGCACCCCCAAACTGATTATCGGGCATGCATAATCAATCCTGCCCATTTCCGGGTCACGGGAACAGAACCCGAAAAAATCGGAAAAAAAGGGAGATGTGCCTAATCCTGCCGCGACTCGAGTTCACGTGCCAGCCGGGACCTCTCAAGGGCGACTCCCAGCTGGAGACCGATGGAAGAGATATTTTCGAGGCTGGTTGGCATATAGGGCTTTACGTCCCTGCTGCCCATGTTTAAGAGACCCACGACCGTGTCACCGGTTTTTATGGGCAGGATGAGGAGAGTGCGCAGCCCGGTTGCCCTCATTCCGGGGTCCAGCATGGCGTACTCAGGCATCTCGGAAGTGATATAGATGATATTTCTCTCCCGGAAGGCCCGTTCAAAGAGGCCGTTGAAGATACCGGAAATGCACATATTTCTCAGGCTCTCCGGCATGTTCCTGTGCACCCTCGCTGTCATCTCATCCTTCTCATCCTTGAGATAGACACAGCCCATCTCAAATCCCAGCGACGTCATCGCCGATTCAATGGACTTCTCCAGAATCAGGGTCTCATCACGGGCATCATTCAGGATTCCTGATATCCCGTTCATCGCAAGGAGCGTGTTGATATACTCAGACCTCTCCCGGTCCAGACGCTGCATCTTCAGGGCACCGGATATTTCATCTGCGACTATCTCCACATTTTCAATCTCTGTTGTGCTCACATCGGTATCCATGACCAGCAGTATTGCTCCCATCGCCCTCTCCTCCTCGATTATCGGAACGGCGATGGCGCTTTTCACGGCGGGACTGCCGGTACCTTCACTCAGGCAGGCAATAACAGGGTCGCCATCCCCGGCGGAAACATTTTCAAGGGTTGTCATGCACCGGGTAATAAGGGGAGAGAGAACGGCCTGCATCCCGTCGGTTACGGTGAAGGTACTGTATGGAATCTGCAGATCAGCCATGAAGACAGCACAGTGAACAAATGGCAGCAGCTTATCCCTGACGCCTGTCATCGCCTCTTTCAGGAGGTGCGCCTCATCATGGGCGGTGCCGGCCGCACGGATGATGTACAGCAGTGCTTCCAGCTGCCTTCGGCTGCGTTTGTGTGCGGAGAGATCTTCTCCTGTGAGGGAAAAACACCCGGCCGGGCCTCCCGGAGCAGGAGGAAACAGGGAAATTTTGTATGGCCGGCAGACCCCTGCCTTCTCCCTGAGATCCAGTTCCATGGAGAAAGCATGGCCGGTCTTTTCTGCCCTCATTGCCCGCTCCAGCCTGTCCGCCTGATGCGGCCGGATAAGCTCCCGGATGGTTGCGGCTTCAGGGAAAAGAGATGAGAAGAGCCTGTTTCTAAAGATAATCCGTAAATCCGCATCCACCGTCAGCACAATAATATCAGGATGATTCAGCCGGTCTTCCAGCTCCGCCTCCCGGAGCAAAATTCCGGTGAGCTCGCATGCCATGGACGCAAGCATCCGGACTTCACGGTCCATGGATTCACCTTCCGGACGGACAGACACCTCCATCCCTGCATCAGGCGTCTGTTTCAGCATCCATAATTTGCTGCGGCCAATGTGCCTGAAGTCCAGAATCTCCTTTGCATGGAGGACGCCGAGGTACTTGAGCACCGTTGCCCTGCTCTTGCCCGTTCCCATCGCAATTTTGTCGAGCATGCACTCTTCCGGGGAGTGTGACCGGATGTATGACAGGATCCGTTTTTCCGTATCAGAGAGATCAGGTATTGGCACCATATGAATCTATACGATATAGTCTAACGCCTGCCCACTATTTGAGGATACCGGATCCTGCCGCATTCCCCTAAACACATGTGAAAAGAATATTCCCCCCTGTTTCTGAAATTGAAGAGAATCAGGGAAATGTATTAATAGTAATTATACTATACCATATAGTTAGACAACAAAGTGAAAAAGGCAGACACCTGCGATGAACTTTGAGAATTGTGGAGAGTGAACAATGACATACGAAATAATCGGAAAAGAACTGAAAGAACTGCTGAATCTGAAGGGCAGCCCGGTTGCCGTGAAACTTATCCATTCCGGGGCAGAAATCCCCGCCGGCTACGAAAAGGTGCCGGAGAAGAGCCGCCACTGCCAGTTTGTGCAGGACGCCCGGCTGAAAGGGATGAAAGGGTATGCGACAAAAGAGGAGCACATGTGCACAGGAGGTGCCGGCGTCATGGGCATCGAAGCCCTCCCGGAGCAGGTGGCCACCGGAAGCACCTATCACAAACTGGGCAATTTCAAAACAGCAGAGGGAGCCCTCGACACGGTGAGCGCGATTCCGAAGAGCACGGAGAACCACTACGCCTCACTCTACTCGCCGCTGGAGACAGCCGAATTCGAGCCTGACGTCGTCGTCATCGTTGCCACACCCCGGCAGGCGCTGCGACTGAGCCAGGCATACATCCATGAAAAAGGCGGCAGAATCTCCAGCGACTACTCGGGCATCCAGTCACTCTGTGCCGATGCCGTCGTCGCTGTGAGAGAGAGGGGCGTCCCGAACATGACGCTGGGCTGCAATGGCTCGCGGAAATTTTCCGGGATTGCAGAGGAGGAAGTCATTCTCGGCATCCCGCCGAAGAACCTGCCGGCCATCATTGAGGCGTTGAAGACATTCAGTGAGAAGTGGGGATAACATGGTAAAGACCATCAATGCGCAGGGAATCAAATCCCCCAATGCAGCCATCCTCGCAGATAATGTCATCAAAAACCGGGATGACGCCGGGGAGGAGATACGCTTCCTCCTCAGCCCCGGTGCGGAAGCAGGCATGGATGCCGTCGCACGGAAACACGGATACGAACTGGAGATCACGCCATCCGGCAGTCTCACAGAGGCACGGATGATGCCAACAGGAACGACCATGAGAGAGATTGACGTCAGGGGAGACTTCTGTCCCGGCCCGGTCATTACCGTAGGCAATATCCTTGCCACCCTCCCGGCGGGAGAGAGAGTCAAGGTGATAGCCGCAAGTGAGGATACGCTGGATGACATCGCAATGGCGGTCAAATCCTCCGGCTCCGTGATTGCCGGACGGGGCACCGACGGGGAACAGCACTTCCTGATCGCTGAAAAGGCAGAGAAGCAGGAGTCAGTCACTGCCGTGATGAGCAAAGACCGCGTGGTGATTGCACAGAGCAGTGGCATCGGCAACGCAGAGCGGGCATATGCAACCTTCCTCTTCTCACAGGTCGCCCTGAGCATGGGCAAGAAGGTCACCATCTTCCTGTTGATGGATGGTGCAGGCATCGGGAAGAAAGGCAATGCCGCCGGGGTGAAGCATCCTGCCTTTGAGCGGCTTGACCTCCTTATGGACGAGGTCATCAAAGCCGGTGCAACAGTCTATGTCTGTGAACTGAGCGCAAAATTCCGTGGCATCGGGCCGGAGAGCCTTGTTGACGGCGTGCGGCTTGCCGGCGCAGCAACATACCTTGAGCTCCTGAGCAACCCGGCAAACGCCGTCGTAAACTTCTGAGGTGAAAAAATGGAAATAACATATCAGGTAATCGCCCTCGCGGTCATGTTCAGCGGCATCGTCAGCGGATTTATCACCTTCAGGATGCTGGGGATGAAACTGGCACCCCACTTCGGTGCGCTCATCCTCGCCCTCCTTGCCACCATCGCCGCCATCCTGACCGGAAATATCGCCGTCGCCTATGGAGCGGCACTCCTGCAGGTCGCAGCGGCACTCACGGCCTACACACAGATGTGGACAACGCTGAAGTACAGTTTCCAGACATCACCGGGATACGCCCCTCACCTGGCCCTGGTGACGATGCTGCCGGTGCTTGCACTGGCAGGAATACTGCTGTAAGCAGTGCAGACCACCAGCCTCTCACACAACCCACCCATTCTTTTTTCAGACCGGCATGAAAAGGAACCAGGCCCAGTATACAAGGGTCTGGGCAAAGGTCAAAGGAATGCCAATCCGGGCAAATTCGAGAAACCGGATGCTCATCCCTTCTTTTTCAGCATTCTGTATGATGATGACGTTGCTTGCGGCACCGAGAATAAGGAGGTTTCCCGCAAGCGTGCTTCCCGCGGCAAGCGCCATGAGTGCGGCGTCCGATGCCCCCCCTCCCGTTATCAGCGGGAGGGCGAGTGCCACGAAGGGGACGTTGGAGATAAACTGGCTGACGATGATGCCCAGCGTGAAGATGACCGGCACGCCGGTGACCGGATACGCCGCAGACGCCATCGACTGCTGGAAGAAACCGGTGTCCCAGACGCTCTGCATCAGAACGAAGAGCGCCGCAAAAAAGACAAGCGTCTCCCAGTCGATATGCCGCACGATATGGACCCGTTTTGGTGAAAAGACGAGAACCGGCAGTGCCGCACAAACGGCGATGGCAGTCAGGGGGATGGTGATCCCGGTCTCAAGGAATACGAGGAGCACCCGGAGCCCTATAAGCAGGAAGATCAGAACAAGCGACAGCAGTGCAGGGCGGGTGAGGGCGGAGTCACCTGCCGCTTCCGGGGCAGGTGAGGAGAGGACGCATTTGCCGAATTCACGGGGATAGAACACCTTCATCGCACCATAGACGAGCAGGAGCCCCGCAGCGGACGGGACCGCAAGGTAGAGAATAAATGTCAGAAACGGATTTTCAAGGCCGCCTTCGAGTGCGATAAGGAGATTCTGCGGATTCCCTATGGGGCTTACAACACTTCCCGTGGTGACCGAGAAGGCAAGGACGAGGAGCAGCATCACCGGCGATATATTGAATTTCTTCGCGAGATACAGGACGAAGGGGGTGCCGATGATGGCCACGGTGTCATTCATGAGCACGGCGGAGAAAAAACCGGTGACCGCGATTAAGAGCAGGATGAACAGATCCATGCTCATCTCATGCCGGAACAGCCGGCTGGAAAGGGTTATCAGAAGTCCGCTCTCCTGAATGGCCTCCCCGACAACAAACATCCCGAAGAGAAAGATCATGACATCGGTGTTGATGGCATAGAGCGCATCCAGAGGAGATATCTGCCCGAGGATGAGGACGGCAAGGGCTCCCCCCAGCATGATCTGCCAGATGGCAAGCCGGATGCCGCCAATATTACGAAGCGCAATCAAACCGAGCACAAGGGCCAGAATGACTGCGACGATGACTGCCTGATTCATCGGGGTTATTGCACTGTGACGTTATATTCTGAAATATAGGCAATAAAGACCGGTGATTGCAGAGGGACCATGGCATACTCAACGAACCGGAAATCCGGATGCAGGCAGCAAACACAGAAATCCGGCACTGGCCAGGACACCAGTTTTTTACTGAATTCCGTGACCGATTCAATTTTTCAAAAAAAGAGGTTCAGTAGGGATAGAACACAAAAAAGAGCAGGCAGAGAAGAAACAGCCCCCAGCCTGCGGGATGGACATCCCCGGCCCGCCCTTTCATCACCTTGAATACCGGGAAGAGCACGAATCCGGCACACAGCCCGACACCCAGGTTCCCGGTGAAGATCATCATCACGATGACCGCAAATGCGGGAATGAGTTCGGTGTAATCGTGATAATCAATCTTTGCAAGCGGGCTGAGCATCAGCATCCCGACGGCGATGAGTGCAGGACCTGTCGCGGCAGCAGGAATGGCTGCAAAGAGCGGAGAGAAGAAGAGCCCGAGTGAGAAGAGGCCTGCCACCGTAAGCGCCACCAGACCGGTTCGTCCGCCGGCAGCCGTGCCGGCACCCGATTCCAAAAATACCCCTGCCGTTGTCGTCCCAAAAAGAGCCCCTGCAATGGTGGCGAGTGAATCCGCTGCAAAGGTCTTCTCGATCTCCGGCAGGTCACCGTTCGCATCGGTCAGTCCTGCCTGGGTAGCAATCCCCAGTGCCCCGCTCATCGTAAAGAACAGGTCCATCGTAAACATGGTCAGGAGAACAGAAACCATCCCCCAGGACAGGACACCCACGATATCAAGCTGCAAAAGAACAGGGGCGGGATTCGGGGGCAGCGAAACAACGGCATCGGGCAGCGGCGCAATCCCGGTGAAAAACGCGGCTGCGGCAGTCGCAAGGATACCTATCAGGATGGCACCCCGCACTCCGCGTACCATGAGAATACTGATTAACAGAAATCCGCCGATGGCGAGAAGAATGGACGGAGAGGTGAGCGCTCCGGCCTTCAGGAGAGTACCTCCCTGCCCTCCCGCCACAATCCCGGATGTGGTCAGTCCGATATAACTGATGAACAGCCCGACACCCACCACAAAACTGTATTTCAGGTTCTTCGGCACGGCCTGCGCCAGAATGGTGCGCCCGCCGGTGACCGTCAGGATGAAGAGGAGGACACCGGAAAGAAAGACCGCCCCAAGGGCTGTCTGCCAGGAGTAGCCGAGCACCCCCACGACCGTATAGGCGACAAAGGCATTCGTCCCCATATAGGGTGCGACCGCGAACGGGCGATTTGCATACAGCCCCATGAGTGCACACCCAAAGACCGCAGACAGAATCGTTGCAACCATCGACGGCCCGAACGGCATCCCTGCGGCCTGGAGAATCGCAGGATTGACGACGATGATATACGCCATCGTCATAAACGTTGCAGCACCGGCCAGAACCTCGGTCCGGGCATTGGTGCCGTATTCATCAAATCTGAAGTATTCTGCGATTCCCATTTCATTCTCCTGTGAACTGAATATCAGTCCGAATCAGGGGATGATAATGATGTCCATTTATTTGTTTAAACACAAGTAAACTTGATTTGTGCACAAGCACATCCACAAAAAAAGCCGCATCTACTGAAATTACGTCCGTAAGAAACAGGAACAGTGAACAGGTACCGGTTCTCCCAAACCGACAACCTGTTCAGACAGCTCTTCTCTGCTAAATACGATACCGGAAAAACGTTGAATTATCAGGAGCCGTAGTAGGCCTCCATCACCAGACCGCGGAACGCTTCTCCCCGTCGTTCACACTCCTGGAAAACCGCATTTCTACCGGCCGGATCACCGATTTTGAGGAGTGCTGCGGCCGTAAGCGCACGACAGCTTTCTGAGGATTCCTCATGCATGATCCTGAGCATCGGTTCAACCGATTTCTGGTTTTTTATCTCTGCAAGTGCCCAGATTGCGGGATCTCTGACTGACTCTCCAGAGGAGGTTGCTGTCTCGATGAGAGAGTCAACAGAATCCGTACCAATTCGGGCCAGTGCCATTGCAGATATCCAGCGGACACTCGGACTGCCTTTCTTTAGCAGTTCGATCAGTGATTCGACAGCATGCTCATCGCTTTGTCTGAGGAAATCAACCGTCCGCATGATTTCAGGAATATTCCCTTCCTGAAATTTTTTCTCCAGCTGCCTGAGAATTGTTCCGGGTTCCCCGGGTTGTACAACCTCTGCCCCGGGTTTTACCTTCTGTAGCTGTATGTCATTCACCCCCTTTTCGTACCCCTATACAGCATCCGGTATAGATAGAGATATACAAAGCAAAAGAGCCCCTCAACAGTGCCATGCAAACTGATAATACAGGATGATTGTTCCCGGAAATCTCCAAACCATTAGCATCGCAGAATAGATTTTTTCCAGATAGTGTCCGCAATATTTTTTCAGGATACCCTATTCAACCCGATGAAGGTACAATCCTTCCCGACTGTTCCGGCACAGGGGTGATTACGAGAGAATCCGTATCCCGGGTTACCCACTGCTCTTTTGCAAATCTGTGCGATACACCGGAAAGAGCAGACGACATATCGTCCCCGAACCTTTCCCCTTTTCACGGTCGTGACCATTTTTACTCCCGTATACGGTGCATCCCGGCCGTCTGATATGCCTCATGAAGTATGCCGGCACACCAGGTGGCAGGGAGTATTGCAGGCCCCTTCTGAGTTTTCAATAAAGTAAAAATAAATAGTGTTAAATCAAAAAAATGTGCCATACAATTGAATTTGTATTAACTAATATGAAATTGTATTGGTGACACTATGCATATAATGGAAGGTTTCCTGCCCAGCCCATGGTGGCAGATATGGTGGATTCTGGCACTTCCGTGCCTGATATACGGTTTATACAAACTGAAGAAAATTATGGATACAAACCGTGAACTGCTCCCGCTGCTTGGCATTGCAGGCGGATTTATTTTTGTTCTGTCCGCCCTGAAGCTCCCTTCGGTAACCGGAAGCTGTTCCCACCCAACAGGGACGGCACTGTCAGCAATTACCTTTGGCCCGTGGATCACCGCAGTACTGGGCTGTATCGTTCTCCTGTTCCAGTCCCTGTTTCTGGCACACGGCGGTCTGACCACCCTGGGTGCGAACATGGTTTCCATGGCCATCGTTGGACCATTCGTTGGCTATTATATTTACAAGGCCCTCGACAGGCTGAATGTCAATTTCTTTGTCAATGTATTCATCGCAGCATTCCTCTGTGATCTGGTCACCTACTGTGTGACCGCACTTGAACTCGCCCTTGCGTTTCCGGACACCTCAGGCGGGCTTATACCTTCCTTCGCAGCATTCCTCGGTGTCTTTGCGGTTACCCAGATCCCGCTCGCGATCGTTGAAGCGCTGGTATTCGTTGTGATCTTCAAATACATCGTCATCCTGAAGCCGGAGATGCTTCTGAAACTGAAAGTGCTGACAGACACCAAAATGGAGACCGTCAAAGGAGGGTTGCAGAATGAAGTATCTGTTTGAAATCATCACGCTCATTGCAATAATCCTCTTCACGGGTGCATTCCTTTACACGGATACCATGGTGCAGGCATCAGGCGAAGAAGGCTGGGGAGGAACAGACGGTGTGGGTTCCGGGATGGTTGAAGCAACCGGCTATGAACCCTGGATCGATAACTCCGATTATACCTTCACTCCCCCGTCAGGTGAGATCGAGTCCTGCCTCTTCGCCCTGCAGGCCGTATTCGGCGGTCTGTTGATCGGATGGATATTCGGGTCATGGGCAACAGAGAGACGGATGAAAAAGAACTCAATCTAACTTTTTTGATACCCGATGAATTACGAACTGCTTGAAAATAGTGCCCGGAACAGCAGGCTCGGGGATGTGCACCCCGCAGTAAAGCTGATACTGGGTCTGGGATGCATCCTCATCTCCGTTTCCTCGGAAAGTTTTCTCACGCCGCTTGTCATCGCTGTTTCCATCAGCCTCATAACGGTCGTTTTTGGGGGGATACACCCGCGTATGTACCTCAGGCTGCTCTTCATCCCTCTTGGTTTTGCGCTCCTGAGCGTGCTCGTCATACTCTTTGTCAGAAACAGCGGAGAGATTCTTTTTTCCTGCTCTGTCTTCGGATGGCTGACCCTGACGGTCACGACAGGAAGCATCAATGAAGGCACACTCATTTTATCCCGGATATTTGGCGGGATGTGTGCTCTGTTCTTCATATCCCTCTCAACCCCGGTGACAGAGATCTTTACTCTGGCAAAAAAATGCCGTCTGCCTGAGTTCCTGACTGAACTTGCGATGCTTATCTACCGGTTTATCTTCATTCTCATGGAACAGGCGGAAATGATATACCGTGCCCAGGTGATGCGCCTCGGATATATGAGACGGAAGGGTGCGGCTGAATCATTCGGATGCATGGCCGGAACCCTTTTCATCCATTCCCTCGAGTCAGGCGAAGCCGTCATCGCGGCAATGGACTGCAGATGCTATACCGGCAGATACGCATCCCTTGGAGAGCAGGGCGTGTTCTTTGGCCAGGCCCTCTTTGGAACACTACTCTATCTCTCCGTGATGCTCTGCATAATGACGCTTTCTGGCAATACCCAATTGTATGGTGGTGTAATCCCGTGAACTGCATACTTGAACTGACAAATCTCGAATACCATTACCCAAACGGACCGAAGGCGCTTGAAGGCGTCAGTCTCCGTATCCAGCGGGGTGAAAAGCTTGCACTGGTGGGACCCAACGGGGCAGGAAAATCAACACTGCTCCTCATGCTGAACGGAATGCTCAGGCCCGATTCCGGGACCGTCCGGTTTAACGGAAATCCTGTCTCCTACACACGGAAAGCACTGATGGAACTGAGAAAACAAGTCGGATTTGTATTCCAGAACCCCGACCACCAGATCATCGCCCCCACTGTATACCAGGATGTGGCGTTCGGGCCGGTGAATCTGGACTACACGGAGGAGGAAGTAAAACGGTCGGTACGCGAAGCACTGATCTATGTAGGCATGAGCGGTTTCGACCGGCGCCCGCCGCACAATCTCTCGGGAGGGGAGAAGAAGAAAGTCGCCATGGCAGGAGTCCTCGCGATGAATCCCGATGTGCTGGTATTCGATGAACCCACCAGCGCCCTTGACCCGGACAGTGCCCGGAGCATTATGGAGCTTCTGGACGAACTCCATCATGCGGGAAAGAGCATCATCATCTCGACACATGATGGAGAACTCGCCTATGCATGGGCGGACCGGGTTATTCTCATGAATCAGGGGAAAATAATTGTCGGCAGCAAACCGGAGGATGCATTTTCGGATAAACAGCTGCTCGCGGAGGCCGGATTATCAAAACCGGTGATCATTGAGCTGTATGACGCACTGTGTGAAATGGGGATGCCAAGAAACGGGAGAATACCGAAATCGGTCCTCGATGTTGTCCGGATACTGGAAACGGAATATCATCATGCCACCGCCTGTGAAGCCTGCGGTTCGATCATTCTTGCAGATGCCGCCAGCTCTGACGATGAGAGCCTTACACGATTCATCCATGCCGGAACTGTCGCGGCTGTGGGCGCAATGGGGACTGCAGCAAAGGAAAAGGCAGGACAGTGCGGCATATCCCTCACCTGTTCCTACGGGGTTATCGACAAATGCCTGCTGAAGGCACTATCCGGAAAAAACAGTCTCATCATCACGAGCGGAGGC
This window harbors:
- a CDS encoding peptidase U32 family protein; protein product: MKNIELLAPAGTWSCLQTAIENGADAVYFGIKHMNMRDNAGNFEINELPGIMRYLHGHMAKGYLTLNTIYHNHEMQKLAQIVSAAKDAGVDAIICWDMAVFRLAREAGIPVHISTQASVSNYQAFAFYAELGASRIILARECALEDIAHICRLAKSDGVDCDVETFVHGAMCVSESGRCFLSAETFGKSANRGQCIQPCRRLYRITDVEDEDNAYIIGHNYVLSPKDLCSIEILPDLIAAGIRSFKIEGRIRPPEYVKTAVSCYRRALDAIDAGEYTPLLGARLKEELAKTYNRGFSEGFYHGLDAEWCSRGPAATEAKAYCGEVVNYYTNIQVAEFAIRADGLSVGDTILIYGKKTPAHYHVIEEIQVHHRSVPSVRKGENCGIKLPFPVRPGDKLFRITVAE
- a CDS encoding GAF domain-containing protein, whose amino-acid sequence is MLDKIAMGTGKSRATVLKYLGVLHAKEILDFRHIGRSKLWMLKQTPDAGMEVSVRPEGESMDREVRMLASMACELTGILLREAELEDRLNHPDIIVLTVDADLRIIFRNRLFSSLFPEAATIRELIRPHQADRLERAMRAEKTGHAFSMELDLREKAGVCRPYKISLFPPAPGGPAGCFSLTGEDLSAHKRSRRQLEALLYIIRAAGTAHDEAHLLKEAMTGVRDKLLPFVHCAVFMADLQIPYSTFTVTDGMQAVLSPLITRCMTTLENVSAGDGDPVIACLSEGTGSPAVKSAIAVPIIEEERAMGAILLVMDTDVSTTEIENVEIVADEISGALKMQRLDRERSEYINTLLAMNGISGILNDARDETLILEKSIESAMTSLGFEMGCVYLKDEKDEMTARVHRNMPESLRNMCISGIFNGLFERAFRERNIIYITSEMPEYAMLDPGMRATGLRTLLILPIKTGDTVVGLLNMGSRDVKPYMPTSLENISSIGLQLGVALERSRLARELESRQD
- a CDS encoding DUF169 domain-containing protein, whose amino-acid sequence is MTYEIIGKELKELLNLKGSPVAVKLIHSGAEIPAGYEKVPEKSRHCQFVQDARLKGMKGYATKEEHMCTGGAGVMGIEALPEQVATGSTYHKLGNFKTAEGALDTVSAIPKSTENHYASLYSPLETAEFEPDVVVIVATPRQALRLSQAYIHEKGGRISSDYSGIQSLCADAVVAVRERGVPNMTLGCNGSRKFSGIAEEEVILGIPPKNLPAIIEALKTFSEKWG
- a CDS encoding DsrE family protein, with product MVKTINAQGIKSPNAAILADNVIKNRDDAGEEIRFLLSPGAEAGMDAVARKHGYELEITPSGSLTEARMMPTGTTMREIDVRGDFCPGPVITVGNILATLPAGERVKVIAASEDTLDDIAMAVKSSGSVIAGRGTDGEQHFLIAEKAEKQESVTAVMSKDRVVIAQSSGIGNAERAYATFLFSQVALSMGKKVTIFLLMDGAGIGKKGNAAGVKHPAFERLDLLMDEVIKAGATVYVCELSAKFRGIGPESLVDGVRLAGAATYLELLSNPANAVVNF
- a CDS encoding DUF5400 family protein — protein: MEITYQVIALAVMFSGIVSGFITFRMLGMKLAPHFGALILALLATIAAILTGNIAVAYGAALLQVAAALTAYTQMWTTLKYSFQTSPGYAPHLALVTMLPVLALAGILL
- a CDS encoding SLC13 family permease → MNQAVIVAVILALVLGLIALRNIGGIRLAIWQIMLGGALAVLILGQISPLDALYAINTDVMIFLFGMFVVGEAIQESGLLITLSSRLFRHEMSMDLFILLLIAVTGFFSAVLMNDTVAIIGTPFVLYLAKKFNISPVMLLLVLAFSVTTGSVVSPIGNPQNLLIALEGGLENPFLTFILYLAVPSAAGLLLVYGAMKVFYPREFGKCVLSSPAPEAAGDSALTRPALLSLVLIFLLIGLRVLLVFLETGITIPLTAIAVCAALPVLVFSPKRVHIVRHIDWETLVFFAALFVLMQSVWDTGFFQQSMASAAYPVTGVPVIFTLGIIVSQFISNVPFVALALPLITGGGASDAALMALAAGSTLAGNLLILGAASNVIIIQNAEKEGMSIRFLEFARIGIPLTFAQTLVYWAWFLFMPV
- a CDS encoding NCS2 family permease produces the protein MGIAEYFRFDEYGTNARTEVLAGAATFMTMAYIIVVNPAILQAAGMPFGPSMVATILSAVFGCALMGLYANRPFAVAPYMGTNAFVAYTVVGVLGYSWQTALGAVFLSGVLLFILTVTGGRTILAQAVPKNLKYSFVVGVGLFISYIGLTTSGIVAGGQGGTLLKAGALTSPSILLAIGGFLLISILMVRGVRGAILIGILATAAAAFFTGIAPLPDAVVSLPPNPAPVLLQLDIVGVLSWGMVSVLLTMFTMDLFFTMSGALGIATQAGLTDANGDLPEIEKTFAADSLATIAGALFGTTTAGVFLESGAGTAAGGRTGLVALTVAGLFSLGLFFSPLFAAIPAAATGPALIAVGMLMLSPLAKIDYHDYTELIPAFAVIVMMIFTGNLGVGLCAGFVLFPVFKVMKGRAGDVHPAGWGLFLLCLLFFVFYPY
- a CDS encoding HEAT repeat domain-containing protein — protein: MRTVDFLRQSDEHAVESLIELLKKGSPSVRWISAMALARIGTDSVDSLIETATSSGESVRDPAIWALAEIKNQKSVEPMLRIMHEESSESCRALTAAALLKIGDPAGRNAVFQECERRGEAFRGLVMEAYYGS
- a CDS encoding energy-coupling factor ABC transporter permease, which produces MHIMEGFLPSPWWQIWWILALPCLIYGLYKLKKIMDTNRELLPLLGIAGGFIFVLSALKLPSVTGSCSHPTGTALSAITFGPWITAVLGCIVLLFQSLFLAHGGLTTLGANMVSMAIVGPFVGYYIYKALDRLNVNFFVNVFIAAFLCDLVTYCVTALELALAFPDTSGGLIPSFAAFLGVFAVTQIPLAIVEALVFVVIFKYIVILKPEMLLKLKVLTDTKMETVKGGLQNEVSV
- a CDS encoding energy-coupling factor ABC transporter substrate-binding protein, which encodes MKYLFEIITLIAIILFTGAFLYTDTMVQASGEEGWGGTDGVGSGMVEATGYEPWIDNSDYTFTPPSGEIESCLFALQAVFGGLLIGWIFGSWATERRMKKNSI